Proteins encoded by one window of Ramlibacter tataouinensis:
- a CDS encoding HAD family hydrolase yields the protein MKVTLFDLDHTLLPIDSDYAWGEFTQTIGWTDPVVFKQRNDAFYEHYKAGTLDVHDYVRFATEAIRLKGREAAERAHARFMQEVIAPAIRPEALQLVRGHQQAGDRVLIVTATNEFVTAPIARALGVDELIAVRLALGGDGWITGEIDGVPSMRAGKVERVGQWLAEQGLDWRGVETTFYSDSMNDLPLLERCNHPVATNPDAILRDLAVQRGWRILDLFPSHP from the coding sequence GTGAAGGTCACGCTGTTCGACCTCGACCACACGCTGCTGCCGATCGACTCCGACTACGCCTGGGGCGAGTTCACCCAGACGATCGGCTGGACCGACCCGGTGGTCTTCAAGCAGCGCAACGACGCCTTCTACGAGCACTACAAGGCCGGCACGCTGGACGTGCACGACTACGTGCGCTTCGCCACCGAGGCGATCCGGCTCAAGGGCCGCGAGGCCGCCGAGCGCGCGCACGCGCGCTTCATGCAGGAGGTGATCGCCCCGGCGATCCGGCCCGAGGCGCTGCAGCTGGTGCGCGGCCACCAGCAGGCCGGCGACCGGGTGCTGATCGTCACCGCCACCAACGAGTTCGTGACCGCGCCGATCGCCCGTGCGCTCGGCGTCGACGAGCTGATCGCGGTGCGGCTGGCCCTCGGCGGCGACGGCTGGATCACCGGCGAGATCGACGGCGTGCCGTCCATGCGCGCCGGCAAGGTCGAACGGGTCGGCCAGTGGCTGGCCGAGCAGGGCCTGGACTGGCGCGGCGTCGAGACCACCTTCTATTCCGACTCCATGAACGACCTGCCGCTGCTGGAGCGCTGCAACCACCCGGTGGCCACCAACCCCGACGCCATCCTGCGCGACCTGGCCGTCCAGCGCGGCTGGCGCATACTGGACCTGTTCCCCTCCCATCCATGA
- a CDS encoding FkbM family methyltransferase, producing MEDRVDFSRRHVRRFRNEPAAEQALVQAFFGDRPGFYVDVGANDPVLDSQSWHLEQRGWTGLLVEPDPDCAQRLREQRTGTVIERACSSAANAGQMLLLHRAGPHSTVEAQPIARGTAIPRESVAVRCDTLDHILAEHGVRPGFDLLSVDIEGHELVALSGFDFARWQPRLVLLEDHVIHLAKHRLMQSQGYRLVLRTGLNSWYMPQSQAFSHSLAARLEFLRKYFLGLPLRKLRYAR from the coding sequence TTGGAGGACAGGGTCGATTTCAGCCGCCGCCACGTGCGGCGTTTCCGCAACGAGCCGGCGGCGGAGCAGGCGCTGGTGCAGGCGTTCTTTGGGGACCGGCCGGGCTTCTACGTCGATGTCGGCGCCAACGACCCGGTGCTCGACTCCCAGAGCTGGCATCTCGAGCAGCGCGGCTGGACCGGGCTGCTGGTGGAGCCCGACCCCGATTGCGCCCAGCGCCTGCGCGAGCAGCGCACCGGCACCGTCATCGAGCGCGCCTGCTCCAGCGCCGCCAACGCCGGCCAGATGCTGCTGCTGCACCGCGCCGGCCCGCACTCCACGGTGGAGGCGCAGCCGATCGCGCGAGGCACCGCCATCCCGCGCGAGTCGGTGGCGGTGCGCTGCGACACGCTGGACCACATCCTGGCCGAACACGGCGTGCGGCCCGGCTTCGACCTGCTGTCGGTCGACATCGAGGGCCATGAGCTGGTGGCGCTGTCGGGGTTCGATTTCGCGCGCTGGCAGCCGCGCCTGGTACTGCTGGAGGACCACGTCATCCACCTTGCCAAGCACCGCCTGATGCAATCGCAGGGCTACCGGCTGGTGCTGCGCACCGGCCTGAACAGCTGGTACATGCCGCAATCGCAGGCTTTCAGCCATTCGCTGGCGGCGCGGCTGGAGTTTCTGCGCAAGTACTTCCTCGGGCTGCCGCTGCGCAAGCTGCGGTACGCCCGCTAG
- the hda gene encoding DnaA regulatory inactivator Hda — protein MKQLTLPIAMARPPTLAGFSAGPNEPALAHLRLWAGSPTRSPVPTYLWGPAACGKTHLLKAVQEALREQGAAVGWLDASVAEPPAFDERWAVVLMDDVHLYSAVQQHAAFAWFVGAQTMQRGVLAAGLLPPADLRLREDLRTRLGWGHVFQLQLLSEPERRAVLRRAADARGIFLSDEVMDFMLTRFSRDLDSLMQLLEQLDAYALQTQRAITIPLIKSMLENE, from the coding sequence ATGAAACAGCTCACGCTTCCGATCGCCATGGCACGCCCGCCCACGCTGGCCGGCTTCAGCGCCGGGCCGAACGAGCCGGCGCTGGCCCACCTGCGGCTGTGGGCCGGCAGCCCGACGCGCTCGCCGGTGCCGACCTACCTGTGGGGGCCGGCCGCCTGCGGCAAGACCCACCTGCTCAAGGCGGTGCAGGAGGCGCTGCGCGAGCAGGGCGCCGCCGTCGGCTGGCTCGACGCCTCGGTGGCGGAGCCGCCGGCCTTCGACGAGCGCTGGGCGGTGGTCCTGATGGACGACGTCCACCTGTACAGCGCCGTGCAGCAGCACGCCGCCTTCGCCTGGTTCGTCGGCGCGCAAACGATGCAGCGCGGGGTGCTGGCGGCCGGGCTGCTGCCGCCGGCCGACCTGCGGCTGCGCGAGGACCTGCGCACCCGGCTGGGCTGGGGCCACGTGTTCCAGCTGCAGCTGCTGTCCGAGCCCGAACGCCGCGCCGTGCTGCGCCGCGCCGCCGATGCACGCGGTATCTTCCTGTCCGACGAGGTGATGGACTTCATGCTGACGCGCTTCTCGCGCGATCTCGACAGCCTGATGCAGCTGCTCGAGCAGCTCGACGCCTATGCCCTGCAGACGCAGCGCGCCATCACCATCCCCTTGATCAAATCCATGCTGGAAAACGAGTGA
- a CDS encoding DUF808 domain-containing protein — MASSFFALLDDIATLLDDVSVLTKVAAKKTAGVLGDDLALNAQQVTGLSASRELPVVWAVAKGSAVNKLILVPAALAISALAPWAVLPLLMLGGIYLCFEGVEKLAHRFLHRDEDEGRHQALERAWADPAVDLLALEKNKIRGAVRTDFILSAEIVVITLGTVATQPLPTRIAVLAGIAALMTVGVYGLVAGIVKLDDLGLWLVARGRGAGAALGRGILRAAPWLMKALSVAGTAAMFLVGGGILAHGVPALEHAIEAALQSLPGAAALLLTLLAHALVGMVAGAIVLSMVELARRTRGRRAPA; from the coding sequence ATGGCCTCGAGCTTCTTCGCCCTGCTGGACGACATCGCCACGCTGCTGGACGACGTCTCCGTCCTGACCAAGGTGGCGGCCAAGAAGACCGCCGGCGTGCTCGGCGACGACCTGGCCCTGAACGCGCAGCAGGTCACCGGCCTGTCCGCCTCGCGCGAGCTGCCGGTGGTGTGGGCGGTGGCCAAGGGCTCGGCCGTCAACAAGCTGATCCTGGTGCCGGCCGCTCTCGCGATCAGCGCGCTGGCGCCCTGGGCCGTGCTGCCGCTGCTGATGCTGGGCGGCATCTACCTCTGTTTCGAGGGCGTGGAAAAGCTGGCGCACCGCTTCCTGCACCGCGACGAGGACGAGGGCCGGCACCAGGCGCTGGAGCGCGCCTGGGCCGATCCCGCGGTCGATCTGCTGGCGCTGGAGAAGAACAAGATCCGCGGGGCGGTGCGCACCGACTTCATCCTGTCGGCCGAGATCGTGGTGATCACGCTGGGCACCGTGGCGACGCAGCCGCTGCCGACGCGCATCGCGGTGCTGGCCGGCATTGCGGCGCTGATGACGGTGGGCGTGTACGGGCTGGTGGCGGGCATCGTCAAGCTCGATGACCTCGGCCTGTGGCTGGTCGCGCGCGGGCGCGGTGCCGGCGCCGCGCTGGGCCGCGGCATCCTGCGCGCCGCGCCCTGGCTGATGAAGGCGCTGTCGGTGGCCGGCACCGCCGCCATGTTCCTGGTCGGCGGCGGCATCCTCGCGCACGGCGTGCCGGCACTGGAACACGCCATCGAGGCCGCGTTGCAGTCGCTGCCCGGCGCCGCCGCCCTGCTGCTGACGCTGCTGGCCCATGCGCTGGTCGGCATGGTGGCCGGCGCCATCGTGCTGTCGATGGTGGAACTGGCGCGGCGAACGCGGGGACGCCGCGCCCCCGCCTGA
- a CDS encoding AI-2E family transporter — protein sequence MPFTPTQKRAAIWALLALLALGALRALGPVLTPFVVAAVLAYALTPLVDRLDEAGRGRVPRFVSVVLVELLFIVVLLSLFLMVVPILAKEIPLMREQVPVLFQWLDGTVRPWLAQFGIEVALDLQSLKTQVLRYLQANYDEAVTRLLSSLKIGGSVAFAIVFNAVLIPVALFYLLLDWDRFVHRMLELVPPRVRPAVDSFTHEADQVLGQYLRGQLLVMLTMAVFYSTGLALFGLDLALPIGLFTGLAMFVPYLGFGIGLVLAILAGLLQFASAKALLMVAVVYGSGQVIEGFFFTPRFVGERIGLHPLAVIFALLAFAQLFGFLGVLVALPASALLLVAIRRVRAGYMGSRLYQG from the coding sequence ATGCCCTTCACACCCACGCAGAAACGCGCCGCCATCTGGGCGCTGCTCGCGTTGCTGGCGCTGGGAGCCCTGCGGGCGCTGGGACCGGTGCTCACGCCCTTCGTGGTCGCCGCCGTGCTGGCCTATGCGCTGACCCCGCTGGTGGATCGCCTCGACGAGGCCGGCCGCGGCCGGGTGCCGCGCTTCGTGTCGGTCGTGCTGGTGGAGCTGCTGTTCATCGTGGTGCTGCTGTCGCTGTTCCTGATGGTGGTGCCGATCCTGGCCAAGGAGATCCCGCTCATGCGCGAGCAGGTGCCGGTGCTGTTCCAGTGGCTGGACGGCACGGTGCGACCCTGGCTGGCCCAGTTCGGCATCGAGGTGGCGCTCGACCTGCAGAGCCTCAAGACCCAGGTGCTGCGCTACCTGCAGGCCAATTACGACGAGGCCGTCACCCGCCTGCTGTCGTCGCTCAAGATCGGCGGCAGCGTGGCCTTCGCCATCGTCTTCAACGCGGTGCTGATCCCGGTGGCCCTGTTCTACCTGCTGCTGGACTGGGACCGCTTCGTGCACCGGATGCTGGAGCTGGTGCCGCCCCGCGTTCGCCCGGCGGTCGACTCGTTCACCCACGAAGCCGACCAGGTGCTGGGCCAGTACCTGCGCGGGCAGCTGCTGGTGATGCTGACCATGGCGGTGTTCTATTCGACCGGGCTGGCGCTGTTCGGGCTGGACCTGGCGCTGCCGATCGGCCTGTTCACCGGGCTGGCGATGTTCGTGCCCTACCTGGGCTTCGGCATCGGCCTGGTGCTGGCCATCCTGGCCGGGCTGCTGCAGTTCGCCTCGGCCAAGGCGCTGCTGATGGTGGCGGTGGTCTATGGGTCCGGGCAGGTGATCGAGGGCTTCTTCTTCACGCCGCGCTTCGTCGGCGAGCGCATCGGCCTGCATCCGCTGGCCGTCATCTTCGCCTTGCTGGCCTTTGCCCAGCTGTTCGGTTTCCTCGGCGTGCTGGTGGCGCTGCCGGCCAGCGCATTGCTGCTGGTGGCGATCCGCCGGGTGCGCGCCGGCTACATGGGCAGCCGCCTGTACCAGGGATGA
- a CDS encoding TIGR00266 family protein produces the protein MAMDVIDYEIRGSEMQFVEIELDPGEAAIGEAGSMMFMDAGIAMDTVFGDGSAQQGGLFGKLMGAGKRLVTGESLFTTVYTNNAAGKQRVAFAAPYPGKILPMDLRQLGGTLVCQKDAFLCAARGVSLGIALQRKLSTGFFGGEGFIMQKLEGDGLAFVHAGGTVVRRELQAGQALLVDTGCVVAYTAGVSFDIQFVGKVKTALFGGEGLFFARMAGPGTVWLQSLPFSRLASRVFAAAPQRGGSREEGSVLGGFGAGGLLGSVLGGDDE, from the coding sequence ATGGCAATGGACGTGATCGACTACGAGATCCGCGGCTCGGAGATGCAGTTCGTCGAGATCGAGCTCGACCCTGGCGAGGCCGCCATCGGCGAGGCCGGCAGCATGATGTTCATGGACGCCGGGATCGCCATGGACACGGTGTTCGGCGACGGCAGCGCCCAGCAGGGCGGCCTGTTCGGCAAGCTGATGGGGGCCGGCAAGCGGCTGGTCACCGGGGAGTCGCTGTTCACCACGGTCTACACGAACAACGCGGCGGGCAAGCAGCGCGTCGCCTTCGCCGCGCCCTACCCCGGCAAGATCCTGCCGATGGACCTGCGCCAGCTCGGCGGCACCCTGGTCTGCCAGAAGGATGCGTTCCTGTGCGCCGCGCGCGGCGTCTCGCTGGGCATCGCGCTGCAGCGCAAGCTGTCCACCGGCTTCTTCGGCGGCGAGGGCTTCATCATGCAGAAGCTCGAGGGCGACGGCCTGGCGTTCGTGCATGCGGGCGGCACGGTGGTCAGGCGCGAGCTGCAGGCCGGGCAGGCGCTGCTGGTCGATACCGGCTGCGTGGTCGCCTACACCGCCGGCGTGTCCTTCGACATCCAGTTCGTCGGCAAGGTCAAGACCGCGCTGTTCGGCGGCGAAGGCCTGTTCTTCGCGCGCATGGCCGGCCCCGGCACGGTCTGGCTGCAGAGCCTGCCGTTCTCGCGCCTGGCCTCGCGCGTGTTCGCGGCGGCGCCGCAGCGCGGCGGCTCGCGCGAGGAAGGCTCGGTGCTGGGCGGTTTCGGCGCCGGCGGCCTGCTCGGTTCGGTGCTGGGCGGCGACGACGAGTAG
- a CDS encoding PA2778 family cysteine peptidase, translating into MTGWIATGARRARAPVFAGLRALAAALLLGLAGCAQMVPQTVALRTGWPAGVPQSTSVEGVPFFPQTEYQCGPAALATVLAFTGTPVTPEPLVDQVYIPERRGSLQLEMLAAARRYGRVSYVLAPRYADLLREVAAGNPVLVLQDVGALTRQWHYAVVNGFDYPSGSIYLRSGTTARLEMPFTAFERSWMASGYWAMVATPPDRIPATATEDAWMNAVLAMARVAPAEAVATAFATALRRWPDNLAAAVGLANQLHARGALADAEGVLRQARQRHPGSAIVANNLAQVLSDLGRQREALALIDEVGADAGNPFASEIRATRAGIVERMKQRGSGAR; encoded by the coding sequence ATGACCGGCTGGATCGCCACCGGAGCCCGCCGCGCGCGGGCTCCCGTTTTTGCCGGGCTGCGCGCCCTCGCGGCGGCCCTGCTGCTCGGGCTGGCGGGCTGCGCCCAGATGGTGCCGCAGACCGTCGCGCTGCGCACCGGCTGGCCGGCCGGCGTGCCGCAAAGCACGTCCGTCGAGGGCGTGCCCTTCTTTCCCCAGACCGAGTACCAGTGCGGCCCGGCCGCGCTGGCCACGGTGCTGGCCTTCACCGGCACGCCGGTCACGCCCGAGCCACTGGTGGACCAGGTCTACATTCCCGAGCGGCGCGGCAGCCTGCAGCTGGAGATGCTGGCCGCGGCGCGCCGCTACGGCCGCGTGTCGTACGTGCTGGCGCCGCGCTACGCCGACCTGCTGCGCGAGGTGGCCGCTGGCAACCCGGTGCTGGTGCTGCAGGACGTCGGCGCGCTGACCCGGCAGTGGCACTACGCGGTGGTCAACGGCTTCGACTACCCGAGCGGCAGCATCTACCTGCGCTCGGGCACGACGGCGCGGCTGGAGATGCCGTTCACCGCCTTCGAGCGCAGCTGGATGGCCAGCGGCTACTGGGCCATGGTCGCGACCCCGCCCGACCGCATCCCGGCCACCGCCACCGAAGACGCCTGGATGAATGCCGTGCTCGCGATGGCCCGGGTGGCACCGGCCGAGGCCGTGGCCACCGCCTTCGCCACCGCCCTGCGGCGCTGGCCGGACAACCTGGCCGCCGCCGTCGGGCTGGCCAACCAGCTGCATGCGCGCGGCGCGCTCGCCGACGCCGAGGGGGTGCTGCGACAGGCGCGGCAGCGCCACCCCGGCTCGGCCATCGTGGCCAACAACCTGGCCCAGGTGCTGTCCGATCTCGGTCGCCAGCGCGAAGCACTGGCCCTGATCGACGAGGTCGGCGCCGATGCCGGCAACCCGTTTGCGTCGGAGATCCGCGCCACGCGCGCCGGCATCGTCGAGCGCATGAAGCAGCGCGGCAGCGGCGCCCGCTAA
- a CDS encoding PA2779 family protein — protein sequence MNLKKMTCRALIVSMLALSFQTASAGLIGADQAAPGTAPADRAAVLEVLARADTASQLQAMGVDPLQARERVAAMNDQEVAQLAADIRQAPAGADGGTVLAVIVIAAAIWYFAYRR from the coding sequence ATGAACCTGAAGAAGATGACCTGCCGCGCCCTGATCGTCTCCATGCTCGCGCTGTCCTTCCAGACGGCCAGCGCCGGCCTGATCGGCGCCGACCAGGCCGCACCGGGTACCGCGCCGGCCGACCGAGCGGCCGTGCTGGAAGTGCTGGCACGCGCAGACACCGCTTCGCAGTTGCAGGCCATGGGCGTCGATCCCCTGCAGGCGCGCGAGCGGGTGGCCGCCATGAACGACCAGGAAGTGGCGCAGCTCGCGGCCGACATCCGCCAGGCGCCCGCCGGCGCCGACGGGGGCACCGTGCTCGCCGTCATCGTGATCGCCGCGGCGATCTGGTACTTCGCCTACCGCCGTTGA
- a CDS encoding L,D-transpeptidase: MQWKGKAAALCAAWALACAAVAAAPAAGATGQGPQGEAQDMLRWVAASGDAQGHPFLIVDKKAARLYAFRPDGRLLAATDVLLGSAPGDHSVPGVGERAQSGTLAPQERTTPAGRFLTQPGRNLDGEHVIWFDYDAALAIHRLRPGRSHRLRAARLAGSQPHERRLSLGCVVVPVAFYLDVIEPLLGKRAGVVYVMPETGDARDLFMAL; this comes from the coding sequence ATGCAATGGAAAGGCAAGGCGGCGGCGCTGTGCGCCGCCTGGGCGCTAGCCTGCGCCGCGGTTGCTGCTGCGCCGGCGGCGGGCGCTACGGGCCAGGGTCCGCAAGGCGAAGCCCAGGACATGCTGCGCTGGGTGGCCGCCAGCGGCGACGCGCAGGGGCATCCGTTCCTGATCGTGGACAAGAAGGCGGCGCGGCTGTATGCGTTCCGGCCGGACGGCCGCCTGCTGGCGGCCACCGACGTGCTGCTCGGCTCGGCGCCGGGCGACCACAGCGTGCCCGGCGTCGGCGAGCGCGCGCAGTCGGGCACGCTCGCGCCGCAGGAGCGCACCACCCCGGCTGGCCGCTTCCTCACGCAGCCCGGACGCAACCTCGACGGCGAGCACGTGATCTGGTTCGACTACGACGCCGCGCTGGCCATCCACCGGCTGCGTCCCGGGCGGTCTCACCGCCTGCGCGCCGCCCGGCTGGCCGGATCGCAGCCACACGAGCGGCGCCTGTCGCTCGGCTGCGTGGTGGTGCCCGTGGCGTTCTACCTGGACGTGATCGAGCCGCTGCTCGGGAAGCGGGCGGGCGTGGTCTACGTCATGCCCGAAACCGGCGACGCGCGCGACCTGTTCATGGCGCTGTAG
- the folK gene encoding 2-amino-4-hydroxy-6-hydroxymethyldihydropteridine diphosphokinase, translating to MAAPAPASPAAATRGPVTAYVALGANLGDAVAAVSAALQRLAALPQSSLAAHSSLYRTAPVQATGPDFVNAVAALRTSLTAPALLAELQRLEDEAGRDRPYRNAPRTLDLDLLLYGDARIASPRLVVPHPRMHERAFVLVPLAEIAPQLVAPAALAAMTSQVIARIP from the coding sequence GTGGCCGCGCCGGCGCCGGCCTCCCCCGCGGCGGCGACCCGCGGCCCCGTCACGGCCTACGTGGCGCTGGGCGCCAACCTAGGCGATGCGGTGGCCGCCGTGTCGGCGGCGCTGCAGCGGCTGGCGGCGCTGCCGCAATCCAGCCTGGCCGCGCACTCCTCGCTCTACCGAACGGCGCCGGTGCAAGCCACCGGGCCCGACTTCGTCAATGCCGTGGCCGCGCTGCGCACGTCGCTCACGGCGCCGGCCCTGCTGGCCGAACTGCAGCGGCTGGAGGACGAAGCCGGCCGCGACCGCCCTTATCGCAACGCGCCGCGCACGCTGGACCTGGACCTGCTGCTGTACGGCGATGCGCGCATCGCCAGTCCGCGGCTGGTGGTGCCGCACCCGCGCATGCACGAGCGCGCCTTCGTGCTGGTGCCGCTGGCCGAGATCGCGCCGCAACTCGTTGCGCCGGCGGCGCTGGCGGCGATGACCTCGCAGGTCATTGCCCGCATTCCCTGA
- the atpE gene encoding F0F1 ATP synthase subunit C: MSDTGLIALACGLIIGLGAIGACLGIGTMGGRFIDGAVRQPEMMEPLQVKMFLLAGLIDANFLIGVGVAMMFVFANPFTTG; this comes from the coding sequence ATGAGCGATACCGGACTGATTGCACTGGCGTGCGGACTGATCATCGGCCTGGGTGCCATCGGCGCCTGCCTGGGCATCGGCACCATGGGCGGGCGCTTCATCGACGGTGCCGTGCGCCAGCCCGAGATGATGGAGCCGCTGCAGGTCAAGATGTTCCTGCTGGCCGGCCTGATCGACGCCAACTTCCTGATCGGCGTGGGCGTGGCGATGATGTTCGTGTTCGCCAATCCCTTCACCACCGGCTGA
- a CDS encoding DUF4864 domain-containing protein — translation MNRPTQRILMLLAVAWAAAGLHLRAAAEPLPEPEAQKVREVIVAQLSALALDDADKAFETATPEVRAAIGTPTRFLALVRAAYPMVYRPASVSFHRPEQEDGGVLQMVEIRDDDDKAWLALFALERQPDQSWRISGCVVAENHWQTT, via the coding sequence ATGAACAGGCCCACCCAACGCATCCTCATGCTGCTCGCGGTCGCATGGGCGGCCGCCGGCTTGCACCTGCGCGCCGCCGCCGAGCCGCTGCCCGAGCCCGAGGCGCAGAAGGTGCGCGAGGTGATCGTCGCCCAGCTTTCGGCGCTGGCGCTGGACGATGCCGACAAGGCCTTCGAGACGGCGACGCCGGAAGTGCGCGCCGCCATCGGCACCCCCACCCGCTTCCTGGCGCTGGTGCGCGCCGCCTATCCGATGGTGTACCGGCCCGCTTCGGTCAGTTTCCACCGGCCGGAACAGGAGGATGGCGGCGTGCTGCAGATGGTGGAAATCAGGGACGACGACGACAAGGCGTGGCTGGCGCTGTTCGCGCTGGAGCGCCAGCCCGACCAGAGCTGGCGCATCAGCGGCTGCGTGGTTGCCGAGAACCACTGGCAGACCACTTGA
- the pcnB gene encoding polynucleotide adenylyltransferase PcnB, translating to MIKQFIDRLLGAGGTGRKPRFGKRQEIGPQEHRIDPALVDERAANVVRTLKEGGYQAYIVGGAVRDLLLGLRPKDFDVATDATPEQVKALFRRAFIIGRRFRIVHVVYGRGREHEVIEVSTFRAYLDNAAAEAVSGNEKTSKNELAGLKHAVDASGRVLRDNVWGPQEEDATRRDFTINAMYYDPQTQTLVDFHGGMKDARKLTLRMIGNPAARYREDPVRLIRAVRFAAKLNPLGFTLEAKTLAALRPSLPLLADVPQSRLFDEMLKLLQTGHAVATIEQLRALGMAQGIYPLLDLVVERADQSFVRSALQDTDRRVAGGKPVAPSFLLACVLWSDVREGWAQRLARKEHPIPALQGAIDDVFDARIGDVSGRGKLGADMREIWMMQPRFDKRVGSTPFSLVEQPRFRAGFDFMRLRADAGEIDVVLADWWQEFSLADEAAREDLIAQVRAEQQQKGARRVRVVKPQEKASPVERPAAGAPLAAAETEQPDAEAAGEGAADAPRKRRRRRRKPAGAGAAAGDAPPPAVAGD from the coding sequence ATGATCAAGCAATTCATCGACCGCCTGCTGGGCGCCGGCGGCACCGGCCGCAAGCCGCGCTTCGGCAAGCGCCAGGAGATCGGCCCGCAGGAGCACCGGATCGACCCCGCGCTGGTGGACGAGCGCGCCGCCAACGTGGTGCGCACGCTCAAGGAGGGCGGCTACCAAGCCTACATCGTCGGCGGTGCGGTCCGCGACCTGCTGCTGGGCCTGCGCCCCAAGGACTTCGACGTCGCCACAGACGCCACGCCCGAGCAGGTCAAGGCGCTGTTCCGCCGCGCCTTCATCATCGGCCGGCGCTTCCGCATCGTGCACGTGGTGTACGGCCGCGGGCGCGAACACGAGGTGATCGAGGTCTCGACCTTCCGCGCCTACCTGGACAACGCCGCGGCCGAGGCGGTGAGCGGCAACGAGAAGACCAGCAAGAACGAACTGGCGGGCCTCAAGCACGCGGTGGACGCCAGCGGCCGCGTGCTGCGCGACAACGTCTGGGGCCCGCAGGAGGAAGACGCCACCCGGCGCGACTTCACCATCAACGCGATGTACTACGACCCGCAGACGCAGACGCTGGTCGACTTCCATGGCGGCATGAAGGATGCGCGCAAGCTGACGCTGCGCATGATCGGCAACCCGGCCGCGCGCTACCGGGAGGACCCGGTGCGCCTGATCCGGGCGGTGCGCTTCGCCGCCAAGCTCAATCCGCTGGGCTTCACGCTGGAGGCCAAGACCCTGGCGGCGCTGCGGCCCAGCCTGCCACTGCTGGCCGACGTGCCGCAGAGCCGCCTGTTCGACGAGATGCTCAAGCTGCTGCAGACCGGCCATGCGGTGGCCACCATCGAGCAGCTCAGGGCGCTGGGCATGGCGCAGGGCATCTACCCGCTGCTGGACCTGGTGGTCGAGCGCGCCGACCAGTCGTTCGTGCGCTCGGCGCTGCAGGACACCGACCGCCGCGTGGCCGGAGGCAAGCCGGTCGCGCCCAGCTTCCTGCTGGCCTGCGTGCTGTGGTCCGACGTGCGCGAGGGCTGGGCCCAGCGGCTGGCCCGCAAGGAGCATCCCATCCCGGCGCTGCAGGGCGCGATCGACGACGTCTTCGATGCCCGCATCGGCGACGTGTCGGGGCGCGGCAAGCTGGGCGCCGACATGCGCGAGATCTGGATGATGCAGCCGCGCTTCGACAAGCGTGTGGGCAGCACCCCGTTCAGCCTGGTCGAGCAGCCGCGGTTCCGCGCCGGCTTCGACTTCATGCGGCTGCGCGCCGACGCCGGCGAGATCGACGTGGTGCTGGCCGACTGGTGGCAGGAGTTCAGCCTGGCCGACGAGGCCGCCCGCGAAGACCTGATCGCCCAGGTGCGCGCCGAACAGCAGCAAAAGGGCGCGCGCCGGGTGCGCGTGGTCAAGCCGCAGGAGAAGGCCTCGCCGGTGGAGCGTCCGGCCGCCGGTGCGCCGCTGGCGGCCGCCGAGACTGAGCAGCCGGATGCCGAGGCCGCCGGTGAGGGCGCCGCCGACGCGCCGCGCAAGCGCCGCCGCCGGCGCCGCAAGCCGGCGGGCGCTGGCGCTGCGGCCGGCGACGCCCCGCCGCCAGCCGTCGCCGGCGACTGA